A window from Schistosoma haematobium chromosome 3, whole genome shotgun sequence encodes these proteins:
- a CDS encoding hypothetical protein (EggNog:ENOG410VDU3~COG:S~SECRETED:SignalP(1-18)), with translation MHLRFLCVFFSLLGLVNSVQPPHKVYYLQNHLKISIFNQESFVICPDIVVYRDWPYMVFGDILINIGLKTTVNFGSLEPSYKVHSDWTEQLDAKPIKHYGDDSGFSDASIPNNLQDKIIFSNNSRVFLTLSPIPKTCFMIFDIKPDYIDSGYLEIHSNLEFDRSRLIVSAVGLLMLICSESLANSILFYYVSCMSIVLFSSIMLVLIVLIKMMPMRRAGAILQSVIFLFSGTLGLTFLFIDYLRSAVIQVVVSKWEFVFGYVIIVSLCSLVILYWLQIPDRLVTNYPRTKIVTTLFFRLVGSLLFVYSMRLPSISLASVDSLTLFKHYLPFSSTFDILNKYPETFLRSLLVVFVNILFKIVQSNLKYSPRKPKYASQTHVGHHINGAPKAPRHCMPGSPCAASSPYHHAFGFSDQKDSHHGIFSPFGNHNFVKNSHSEYRGYNPWTPEPCSINRRQSHGSRRDSQHLHKNEILTDDED, from the coding sequence ATGCATTTGAGATTTCTATGTGTCTTCTTTTCATTACTCGGACTCGTAAATTCAGTCCAACCACCACATAAAGTTTATTATTTGCAAAATCATCTGAAAATTTCTATCTTTAACCAAGAATCATTTGTGATATGTCCAGATATTGTTGTGTACCGAGATTGGCCTTATATGGTATTCGGCGATATCCTTATTAATATTGGACTAAAAACCACAGTAAATTTTGGTTCACTAGAGCCCTCCTACAAAGTTCACAGTGATTGGACTGAACAACTGGATGCAAAACCTATAAAACACTATGGGGATGACAGCGGTTTCTCAGATGCTTCAATTCCAAATAATTTACAGGACAAGATTATATTTTCAAACAACTCCAGAGTATTTTTAACACTCTCACCTATTCCTAAAACCTGCTTTATGATATTTGATATTAAACCTGATTATATAGATTCGGGATATTTGGAAATTCATTCAAACCTTGAGTTTGATAGGAGTCGATTGATCGTATCTGCTGTCGGACTCCTAATGCTAATTTGTTCAGAATCACTGGCCAATTCAATTCTGTTCTATTATGTATCTTGTATGAGTATCGTGTTATTCTCCAGTATTATGTTAGTCCTTATTGTTCTGATAAAAATGATGCCAATGCGCCGAGCAGGAGCTATCTTACAAAGTGTCATCTTTCTTTTTAGTGGCACGTTGGGTTTAACCTTTctattcattgattatttacGCTCTGCTGTCATACAGGTGGTGGTTTCAAAATGGGAATTCGTATTTGGATACGTTATTATTGTCTCATTATGCTCCCTTGTAATCTTATACTGGTTGCAGATACCAGACAGATTAGTAACGAATTATCCTCGAACAAAGATTGTCACTACACTATTTTTTCGCCTTGTTGGCAGCCTTTTATTTGTGTACAGTATGCGCCTACCCTCTATTAGTTTGGCAAGTGTTGATTCTTTAACACTTTTTAAACATTACCTGCCCTTTTCCAGTACTTTCGACATATTAAACAAATACCCGGAAACATTCCTTCGGTCTTTATTAGTCGTTTTTGTTAACATTCTGTTCAAAATAGTACAGAGTAATCTTAAGTATTCACCTCGAAAACCTAAATACGCCTCCCAAACGCATGTTGGACACCATATCAACGGAGCTCCAAAGGCTCCTCGACATTGCATGCCTGGCTCCCCATGTGCTGCATCTTCTCCATATCATCATGCATTTGGTTTTTCAGACCAAAAGGATTCTCACCATGGGATCTTTTCTCCATTTGGAAACCATAACTTTGTGAAGAACAGCCATTCAGAATATAGGGGATATAATCCATGGACTCCCGAACCATGTTCCATAAACCGAAGACAATCTCACGGCTCTCGGCGAGACAGTCAGCATTTGCATAAGAATGAAATACTAACTGATGATGAAgattaa